Proteins from a genomic interval of Oceanispirochaeta crateris:
- a CDS encoding DUF4956 domain-containing protein — translation MTEFLNILNTSAMQQDFTVLASISRLGYAFILNLFLAFTYKNLNSHKEDCHIIMHSIIYIGVIMAGAMMMIASNMVVAFGLLGAVSIVRFRTAVSNPIDMSYIFLAIVVGISCGLAFFVHALILTLFVGLLMLFLNRIKLGMAPPTSFNFDVYITFNKKHFHAESIELLKNFMGSDAMMMEIKTSKQRVKIKYSQTMHNLGEVQEMHDQIEGIFSHDPSLIIRISRK, via the coding sequence ATGACCGAGTTTCTTAATATTCTAAACACATCGGCTATGCAGCAGGATTTTACCGTACTCGCCAGTATCAGCAGGCTAGGGTATGCTTTCATATTGAATCTGTTTCTGGCCTTCACCTATAAGAATCTAAACTCCCATAAGGAAGACTGCCATATCATCATGCATTCCATTATTTATATAGGTGTTATCATGGCAGGAGCCATGATGATGATCGCTTCCAATATGGTCGTCGCCTTTGGATTGCTCGGTGCGGTTTCAATTGTTCGTTTTCGTACAGCCGTGAGTAATCCCATAGACATGTCTTATATTTTTCTGGCCATAGTTGTGGGAATCTCCTGCGGATTGGCCTTTTTTGTTCATGCCTTGATTCTGACACTCTTTGTGGGTTTGCTGATGCTTTTTCTCAACCGGATCAAGTTGGGTATGGCACCCCCCACAAGCTTCAACTTCGATGTGTATATCACATTTAACAAAAAGCACTTTCATGCCGAGTCCATTGAGCTGCTCAAAAACTTCATGGGCAGTGATGCCATGATGATGGAGATTAAAACAAGCAAACAGAGGGTTAAAATTAAATATTCCCAAACCATGCACAATCTGGGAGAAGTACAGGAAATGCATGACCAGATTGAAGGAATCTTCTCCCATGACCCTTCGCTTATAATCCGTATCAGCAGGAAATAG
- a CDS encoding SdiA-regulated domain-containing protein, producing MRFKMYRKYLFLIVISIYMLTLGSLWSQPNSAKPYLKELDFFKLDNFREPSGLVYSPNRNTLFVVGDEGHIAEISLEGELLHQSWLGERDLEGIMIFPEQGMLYALDEKTNHLIKIHPDTLEILAYEQILPSGTPPYEGLGSDGRDTFFLVNQKLKKKSKDAALFMMKVGKINKIKTGIEDQSALLWTSEGFYILSDTLDRLYKLDLKGQILWHCQLPGKNQEGLAVDGDGYFYVAQDSGGILKLELHE from the coding sequence TTGAGGTTTAAAATGTATAGAAAGTATTTGTTTTTAATAGTTATCTCAATTTATATGTTGACTTTGGGTTCGTTATGGTCCCAGCCAAACTCTGCAAAGCCTTATCTTAAGGAACTCGATTTTTTTAAGCTGGATAACTTCCGGGAACCCTCGGGTCTTGTGTACTCTCCAAACCGGAACACTCTCTTTGTGGTCGGGGATGAGGGACATATAGCCGAGATCAGCCTGGAGGGGGAGCTCCTTCACCAGTCCTGGCTGGGAGAAAGGGACCTGGAAGGGATCATGATCTTCCCCGAACAGGGCATGCTCTACGCCCTGGATGAGAAGACAAATCATCTTATTAAAATCCATCCCGATACCCTGGAGATCCTGGCTTATGAACAAATCCTCCCTTCGGGCACTCCTCCCTATGAAGGACTTGGCAGTGATGGAAGGGATACCTTTTTTCTGGTGAATCAGAAACTTAAAAAAAAGAGCAAAGACGCAGCCCTTTTCATGATGAAGGTTGGTAAAATAAATAAGATAAAAACAGGCATTGAGGATCAGTCTGCTCTCTTGTGGACAAGCGAGGGATTTTATATCCTCAGCGATACCCTTGATAGGCTCTATAAACTGGATTTAAAAGGACAAATCCTCTGGCACTGTCAGCTGCCGGGAAAAAACCAGGAAGGTCTGGCTGTCGATGGTGATGGATATTTTTACGTTGCCCAGGACAGCGGAGGCATCCTCAAGTTGGAACTGCATGAATAA
- a CDS encoding CotH kinase family protein, giving the protein MGHQLRNKTLGFTACLILSLASCGEFVGILPDEDGVETGLPSVKITLAPDEMSDLYDSVTMNIEALCGYEMDGARGRGEINVRGFTSRMNPKKSFTLLLEDEETKIALDAGGDPWMSYNLIMYAYEQVGLPAPQLSPASLFFNGEYMGYYNRLPLYDSSVDDFYGEKGELFKIRVFDIGQDVPVQSMSEKKYPDDDDFSTLNLLLVNAAHMSTVEWVTWIEENVDLESVARYMVVRDFFGSADTYNTNFYIYAGDYYRILPWDNDHYYRYESIGGDNLLTSRMLESPLFQQQYKSVFNKYFLQSSEHNIIDSLKTYLETLYTDLEQAVDLEPVFYLESENFDGERDFILSFLDNRADTILADPEWNDFFDE; this is encoded by the coding sequence ATGGGGCATCAGCTTCGAAATAAGACATTAGGGTTCACAGCCTGTCTGATCCTTTCTCTGGCTTCCTGCGGTGAGTTTGTAGGGATACTCCCCGATGAAGACGGAGTCGAGACGGGTTTGCCATCTGTAAAAATAACTCTGGCTCCCGATGAAATGAGTGATCTCTATGATTCTGTAACCATGAATATTGAGGCCTTGTGCGGCTATGAAATGGATGGGGCAAGAGGACGTGGAGAGATCAATGTACGCGGTTTTACATCCCGTATGAATCCTAAAAAATCTTTTACTCTCCTCCTGGAGGATGAGGAAACAAAGATTGCCCTCGATGCTGGAGGAGACCCTTGGATGAGCTACAATTTGATCATGTACGCCTATGAGCAAGTGGGATTACCGGCTCCTCAGCTTTCACCTGCCAGTCTTTTTTTCAATGGTGAATACATGGGCTATTACAACCGTCTGCCCCTTTATGATTCATCCGTTGATGATTTTTACGGGGAAAAGGGAGAATTGTTTAAAATCAGGGTCTTTGATATAGGACAGGATGTGCCAGTCCAGTCCATGTCGGAAAAAAAATATCCCGATGACGATGATTTCAGCACACTGAATCTGTTATTGGTGAACGCTGCTCATATGTCCACAGTAGAGTGGGTTACGTGGATAGAAGAAAATGTAGATTTGGAAAGTGTAGCCCGGTATATGGTTGTGAGGGATTTTTTTGGTTCTGCAGATACCTACAACACCAACTTCTATATCTATGCGGGAGATTACTACAGAATTCTCCCCTGGGATAACGATCACTACTACCGCTATGAATCCATTGGGGGAGATAATCTTCTGACCTCCCGTATGCTGGAATCTCCTTTGTTCCAACAGCAATATAAATCCGTTTTCAATAAATACTTTCTTCAATCGTCAGAACATAATATAATTGATTCTTTGAAGACCTATCTGGAAACCCTTTATACAGATCTGGAACAGGCAGTAGATCTTGAACCGGTCTTTTACCTTGAGAGCGAAAATTTTGATGGGGAAAGAGACTTCATTCTCTCCTTCCTGGATAACCGGGCAGATACAATTCTGGCAGATCCCGAATGGAACGATTTTTTTGATGAGTGA
- a CDS encoding membrane lipoprotein lipid attachment site-containing protein, with the protein MKKILFAALAAFVLVLSGCDNLVDESDQGSAYINLSEGSSGRYIAGDGETVVDAAMGFVKEDVLYNFDFLEDIKNFSGDYLFTGIPVGDYSFLALLMDDDGEVLSMAVESVTIEAGFNELEIEMGPGISPRINGKDFDFSDPEDSGFSISFSGEVITIGVPEEELKTDFLLEITTNAKDMEIVKFNNSELSGIEAVYTATTDELDYATGEYYFDATEINELRLNLTSFDDSETSIKIKLIAL; encoded by the coding sequence ATGAAAAAAATATTATTTGCCGCACTAGCAGCCTTTGTGCTCGTACTCAGCGGATGTGATAATCTGGTTGATGAAAGCGATCAGGGATCGGCCTATATCAATTTATCTGAAGGAAGTTCCGGACGGTACATTGCCGGTGATGGAGAAACCGTGGTGGATGCCGCCATGGGATTTGTCAAGGAGGATGTACTTTATAACTTTGACTTTTTAGAAGACATTAAAAACTTCAGCGGAGACTATCTGTTTACAGGTATACCCGTAGGAGATTACTCCTTTTTAGCCCTGTTGATGGATGACGATGGTGAAGTCCTGTCCATGGCCGTGGAATCAGTGACCATAGAAGCCGGATTTAACGAACTAGAGATAGAAATGGGTCCCGGGATATCCCCCAGGATCAATGGGAAAGACTTTGACTTCAGCGATCCTGAAGATTCAGGGTTTTCCATCTCCTTCAGCGGAGAGGTCATCACCATTGGCGTTCCCGAAGAAGAATTGAAGACAGACTTTCTACTGGAAATAACCACCAATGCCAAGGATATGGAAATAGTAAAATTCAACAACAGTGAACTGTCAGGAATTGAAGCTGTTTATACAGCTACGACTGATGAGTTGGACTATGCTACTGGAGAATACTACTTTGATGCCACAGAAATCAACGAACTTCGTCTGAACTTGACATCCTTTGATGATTCAGAGACCTCTATTAAAATCAAGCTTATTGCTCTTTAA
- a CDS encoding glycosyltransferase: MNILFDLVATQPIHGAVYHGGGEYSKAVFKAAVEKGYKFDALYDGSKPLDEYIKNLCNEKEISLIDLVGRSFFEVYAGYDVFFTGLPYGRFDQAGECNTRLFFTIHGVRSLEMPTDRHEIPFYVGTKDPKRILKALFIRFFPDRYKRMAAAKVRKLLTLSGSQIITVSAHTKYSLLNFFPELKSDQLHVCYSPLFNPIDPDYVAMKSKELLESLGLTEGEFYLGLGSGRWLKNNLRLARAFDKLVSDGRLKGRKLVLTGGTNIVYRSLKNKEHFLFLDYVKTELLESLFKGARALLYPSLNEGFGYPPLQAMKYGTPVLASAFSAVTEVCGDAVLYANPYSEDEIASRILMLEDEDLHKELAIIGPQRYNLVSNKQKQMLQEMLELVFKES, from the coding sequence ATGAATATATTATTTGATCTGGTAGCCACACAACCTATTCATGGGGCTGTCTATCATGGAGGGGGAGAGTACTCCAAAGCCGTATTCAAAGCGGCAGTGGAAAAGGGATATAAATTTGACGCTCTCTATGATGGTTCAAAACCTCTGGATGAATATATAAAGAACCTCTGCAACGAGAAGGAGATTTCCCTAATCGACTTGGTCGGGCGCTCCTTTTTTGAGGTATATGCCGGCTATGATGTTTTTTTTACAGGTCTTCCCTATGGACGGTTTGATCAGGCCGGAGAGTGCAATACCCGTCTTTTTTTTACAATCCATGGTGTCCGCAGCCTCGAAATGCCAACGGATCGTCATGAAATTCCATTTTATGTGGGTACAAAAGACCCTAAACGGATTCTAAAAGCTCTATTTATCCGCTTTTTTCCGGATAGGTATAAAAGAATGGCTGCAGCCAAAGTCCGCAAACTCCTGACTCTTTCTGGCAGTCAAATCATCACTGTATCGGCTCATACAAAATATTCACTCTTGAATTTCTTCCCCGAATTAAAATCCGATCAGCTCCACGTCTGTTACTCCCCTCTATTTAATCCCATAGATCCTGATTATGTTGCAATGAAAAGTAAAGAACTCCTGGAAAGCCTGGGGCTGACTGAAGGGGAATTTTATCTGGGCCTAGGAAGCGGTCGCTGGCTTAAGAATAACCTGCGTCTGGCCAGAGCCTTTGATAAGCTTGTTTCAGACGGCCGGTTGAAGGGGCGGAAACTGGTCCTGACAGGGGGGACCAACATTGTGTATCGATCCCTGAAAAACAAAGAACACTTTCTTTTTCTGGATTATGTGAAAACAGAGCTTCTAGAAAGTTTGTTCAAGGGGGCCCGGGCCCTGCTTTACCCCTCTCTGAATGAGGGATTTGGTTATCCTCCTCTTCAGGCTATGAAATACGGGACTCCTGTTTTGGCCTCCGCTTTTTCGGCAGTCACAGAAGTCTGTGGTGATGCCGTTCTCTATGCCAACCCCTATTCTGAGGATGAAATTGCTAGCCGGATTCTGATGCTTGAAGATGAGGATCTTCATAAAGAACTGGCCATTATAGGTCCGCAACGGTATAATCTTGTTTCTAACAAGCAGAAACAGATGCTCCAGGAAATGCTTGAGCTTGTCTTTAAGGAGTCTTAA
- a CDS encoding FecR family protein, translating into MKKICLFLILFMISIPVFSDVMISKTQGLVEVMKPGTTTWVKAEEGSTLSMNSRISTGFNSTATLLINDSSEVTVKALTRITVEEISGNGSSGDQNTRLFMGSGRINASVKKNEASIHDFRVRTPVSTAAVRGTEFDMSPGSLSVNEGVVRFTVGNFSFGVSRGQASRITMINGQPGLLSPSKEAMVRRRVRTNTGQTDGDDDGEDSGSQSGKTGYAVITLY; encoded by the coding sequence ATGAAAAAAATATGTCTATTTTTGATTCTGTTTATGATCAGCATCCCTGTCTTTTCGGATGTGATGATCAGTAAAACACAAGGACTCGTCGAAGTTATGAAACCAGGTACGACGACCTGGGTCAAGGCTGAGGAAGGGAGTACTCTTTCTATGAACAGCAGAATATCCACGGGGTTCAACTCTACGGCTACACTGCTGATCAACGACAGCAGCGAGGTTACGGTTAAGGCTCTCACAAGGATCACAGTAGAGGAAATTAGCGGCAATGGCAGTTCTGGCGATCAGAATACAAGATTGTTTATGGGCAGCGGACGCATCAATGCCTCAGTAAAAAAGAACGAGGCCAGCATCCATGACTTCCGGGTGAGAACTCCGGTGAGCACAGCTGCCGTGAGGGGAACCGAATTTGACATGTCACCCGGCAGCCTTTCTGTTAATGAAGGAGTGGTCCGGTTTACAGTAGGAAACTTCAGCTTCGGCGTCAGCCGCGGTCAGGCATCCAGAATTACCATGATTAACGGCCAACCAGGCCTGCTTTCTCCCTCAAAAGAAGCCATGGTTCGAAGAAGAGTCAGAACCAACACGGGACAGACTGACGGAGATGATGATGGAGAAGACTCAGGATCACAGAGCGGGAAAACCGGTTACGCTGTGATTACTCTATACTAG
- a CDS encoding glycosyltransferase — MNLLFDLVASQPKKGEQFHGAGFYASLIFRYLAKDLKGHQLIGFYFRDRPLHPDVMALSGAEGIILEAIDSIEEVYGLIQKHEVTRVFSAIPSNLRSLRLKNVHFVFTNHGLRGIEKHWDSTELKYTSSLKGKLKVLAKALFSKKIIHRKITRYQGLHDIAANYSIVTVSHHSKASIFLNLGLKDPDQIKVFYSPLFLDEQIPIDLPSEVEGPYFLIVSGNRWIKNSFRAIQAFKNLQKHYPHDIKLVITGISRNNPLKKWSSDNVIMMDYVEEDVLQSLYQHCYAFVYPTLNEGFGYPPLEAQRFGKPVLSASNTSLFEVLADSAHFFDTTSIMEIETRMFQVLSDKDLYNRLSKKGHANYKRVLSLQNQDLISMKEFLFS, encoded by the coding sequence ATGAACCTGTTATTTGATCTGGTAGCCTCACAGCCCAAAAAGGGTGAACAGTTCCATGGTGCCGGTTTTTATGCCTCACTCATATTTAGATATTTGGCAAAAGATTTAAAAGGACACCAACTTATAGGTTTCTATTTTCGTGATCGTCCTCTTCATCCGGATGTGATGGCCCTATCTGGTGCTGAAGGGATAATCCTTGAAGCCATTGATAGCATAGAAGAGGTCTATGGTCTGATACAAAAACATGAAGTGACAAGAGTCTTTTCAGCTATTCCTTCCAATCTCCGTTCTTTAAGACTAAAGAATGTACACTTTGTCTTTACCAACCATGGACTGCGGGGGATAGAAAAGCACTGGGATAGTACTGAGCTTAAGTACACGTCATCTTTGAAAGGTAAGCTAAAGGTCCTGGCTAAGGCTCTGTTTTCAAAAAAAATCATTCACAGAAAGATTACCCGCTATCAGGGACTGCATGACATTGCTGCAAATTATTCCATTGTGACCGTAAGCCATCATAGCAAGGCTAGTATTTTTCTGAATTTGGGATTAAAAGATCCTGATCAGATCAAGGTCTTTTATTCACCTTTGTTTCTTGATGAGCAAATTCCGATAGATCTACCTTCTGAGGTAGAGGGACCCTATTTTCTGATTGTCAGCGGGAATCGCTGGATAAAGAATTCTTTCAGAGCCATTCAGGCTTTTAAAAATCTGCAAAAACATTATCCCCATGATATAAAACTTGTCATTACTGGGATTTCTAGAAATAATCCTCTTAAAAAGTGGAGCAGTGATAATGTTATCATGATGGACTACGTGGAAGAGGATGTTCTTCAAAGTTTGTATCAGCACTGTTATGCCTTTGTTTATCCTACCCTAAATGAGGGGTTCGGTTATCCTCCCCTGGAAGCTCAACGGTTTGGGAAACCGGTTCTCAGTGCCTCCAATACCTCTCTTTTTGAAGTCTTGGCCGATTCGGCACATTTTTTTGATACAACATCAATCATGGAAATTGAAACCAGAATGTTTCAGGTTCTCAGTGACAAAGATCTCTATAACCGCCTTTCGAAAAAAGGTCATGCCAACTATAAACGGGTCTTGTCGCTGCAGAATCAGGATTTGATATCCATGAAGGAGTTTTTGTTTTCTTGA
- the ileS gene encoding isoleucine--tRNA ligase, whose translation MYTPVEPRVDFPKMEEKIQKFWEENSIFEKSISNRDGAEDFVFYDGPPFATGLPHFGHFVPGTLKDIIPRYQTMKGKRVERRFGWDCHGLPVEYEMEKELGISGKTEIEKYGVAKFNEACRSIVLRYTSEWRETITRMGRWVDFDNDYKTMDANYMESIWWVVKSLWEKDLIYKGHYILPTCPRCSTPLSNHELNLGGYKDVNDPAITIRFKALDVDDNDNTYFLAWTTTPWTLISNLALTLGAEIDYVKVKDGDEFYILAAERLGAYYKSEEDYEIIWTRKGKDLTGLSYEPIFPYFLNRKDQGAFKTFTGDHVSTEDGTGIVHTASGFGEEDYAVLKDTGIEVVCPVDDEGQFTKEVPEYAGRFVKDCDKDIMTRLKEEGKLVKRDQILHSYPHCWRCSSPLIYKAVGSWFVDIDKVKDKMLSNNDKVNWVPEHLKKGRFGKWLENARDWAISRNRYWGNPIPIWECDSCETRVCIGSKAELKEKSGVEVEDLHKHFVDDITFECTCGKGTMRRIPEVLDCWFESGSMPYAQVHYPFENKEWFEANFPAQFICEGLDQTRGWFYTLTILAASLFDSPAFENVVVNGLVLAEDGKKMSKSLRNFTDPGEVINNFGADALRLFLMNSAVVHGEGLKYSDEGVKDVLKSIIIPLWNSYSFFVTYANIDREAPSAPPENPDNPLDQWILSETLHMVQDVTAQLDVYDIQKAIEPILKFIDLMNNWYIRRSRRRFWKSENDGDKLQAYGTLWHALITLVKVASPFIPFVTEEIYRNLKTDDMPESIHLCDYPTAQEDQRDQILEHKMALTQQTVSMGRALRAVHNLKTRQPLKAMHIVTRNTDEKRILREMEDIIAEELNVKEVYFRENEEDLVEYSVKANFRVLGKQLGKDMKAAASKIAELSSTEILSLLEGATLSVSFDGAQFNSVDITSESVVIQRSEKENLKVLNEGNLTIALDPEITEDLLQEGMVRDIVRSIQNLRKESGLEVTDRIKLFISGSDSVKAAVESFEDNLLSETLGDSWVWENHDNAFEGSCGDDEPCYIALEKA comes from the coding sequence TTGTATACCCCCGTAGAACCCAGAGTCGACTTCCCTAAAATGGAAGAAAAAATTCAGAAATTCTGGGAAGAGAATTCCATCTTTGAGAAATCCATTTCCAATCGTGACGGTGCCGAGGACTTCGTATTTTACGATGGGCCTCCCTTTGCTACCGGTTTGCCTCATTTCGGTCACTTTGTGCCGGGAACTCTCAAAGACATTATTCCACGCTACCAGACCATGAAGGGTAAACGGGTAGAGCGCCGATTTGGCTGGGACTGCCACGGACTGCCTGTAGAATATGAAATGGAAAAGGAGCTGGGTATCTCCGGAAAAACGGAAATTGAGAAATACGGTGTGGCTAAGTTTAACGAAGCCTGTCGATCCATTGTTCTTAGATATACCAGCGAATGGCGGGAAACCATCACACGAATGGGCCGCTGGGTCGATTTTGATAACGATTACAAGACCATGGATGCAAACTATATGGAGTCTATCTGGTGGGTCGTTAAATCCCTTTGGGAAAAAGACCTCATCTACAAAGGACACTATATTCTCCCCACCTGTCCCCGCTGTTCCACTCCTTTGAGTAATCATGAACTCAATCTGGGTGGATACAAAGATGTCAATGATCCGGCCATAACTATCAGATTCAAGGCTCTCGACGTTGACGATAATGATAACACATACTTTCTTGCCTGGACGACCACACCTTGGACCCTCATCTCCAATCTGGCCCTGACTCTTGGGGCCGAAATTGATTATGTCAAGGTCAAAGACGGGGACGAGTTCTATATCCTGGCTGCCGAGCGTTTAGGAGCTTACTATAAGTCTGAAGAAGACTATGAGATCATTTGGACCAGAAAAGGAAAAGACCTCACTGGTCTCTCCTATGAGCCGATTTTTCCCTATTTTCTAAATAGAAAAGACCAGGGTGCTTTTAAGACCTTCACGGGAGACCATGTGTCTACCGAAGACGGTACGGGAATTGTCCATACGGCCAGCGGTTTTGGTGAAGAAGACTATGCCGTTCTCAAGGATACAGGCATCGAAGTGGTCTGTCCCGTAGATGATGAGGGGCAGTTTACCAAAGAGGTTCCCGAATATGCGGGACGCTTTGTTAAAGACTGTGACAAAGATATCATGACTCGTCTCAAGGAAGAGGGGAAGCTCGTAAAGCGTGACCAGATTCTTCACTCCTATCCTCATTGCTGGCGCTGTTCCAGCCCTCTTATTTACAAGGCCGTAGGGTCCTGGTTTGTTGACATCGACAAGGTGAAAGACAAGATGCTTTCCAATAATGATAAAGTCAACTGGGTTCCGGAACACCTCAAGAAGGGGCGATTCGGAAAATGGCTGGAGAATGCCCGGGACTGGGCCATTAGCCGGAATCGCTACTGGGGAAATCCCATTCCTATCTGGGAGTGCGATAGCTGTGAAACAAGAGTGTGTATCGGCAGCAAGGCCGAGCTGAAAGAAAAATCAGGAGTGGAGGTCGAAGACCTTCACAAGCACTTTGTGGATGACATTACCTTTGAATGTACCTGTGGTAAGGGTACCATGAGGAGAATCCCCGAAGTCCTGGACTGCTGGTTTGAATCAGGATCCATGCCCTATGCTCAGGTTCACTATCCCTTTGAAAACAAGGAGTGGTTTGAGGCCAATTTCCCCGCTCAGTTCATCTGCGAGGGGCTGGATCAAACTCGTGGTTGGTTCTATACACTCACCATCCTGGCGGCGTCTCTCTTTGACAGCCCCGCCTTTGAAAACGTTGTTGTTAATGGCCTGGTTTTGGCCGAAGACGGCAAGAAAATGTCCAAGTCTCTGCGGAACTTTACCGATCCTGGAGAAGTCATCAATAACTTTGGTGCCGATGCTCTGCGTCTATTTTTGATGAACAGCGCCGTCGTTCACGGGGAAGGGCTAAAATACTCCGATGAAGGGGTCAAAGATGTGCTCAAGAGCATCATCATTCCTCTCTGGAACTCCTATAGCTTTTTTGTCACCTATGCCAACATTGATAGGGAAGCCCCTTCCGCTCCTCCGGAAAATCCCGATAACCCACTGGATCAGTGGATTCTTTCAGAAACCCTCCACATGGTACAGGATGTGACGGCTCAGCTGGATGTTTATGATATCCAGAAGGCCATTGAACCCATACTGAAGTTTATTGACCTCATGAATAACTGGTACATCCGCCGTTCCCGACGCCGTTTCTGGAAGAGTGAGAATGATGGAGATAAACTGCAGGCCTACGGTACTCTCTGGCATGCCCTTATCACACTGGTCAAGGTGGCCTCTCCCTTCATACCTTTTGTGACCGAAGAGATCTACCGCAATCTAAAAACTGATGATATGCCCGAGTCAATTCACCTTTGCGACTATCCTACTGCTCAGGAAGACCAGCGGGACCAGATTCTGGAACATAAAATGGCATTGACTCAGCAGACGGTTTCCATGGGACGGGCTCTTAGGGCGGTTCACAATCTGAAGACAAGACAGCCTCTCAAGGCCATGCATATTGTCACAAGAAACACCGATGAAAAGAGAATCCTCCGGGAGATGGAAGATATCATCGCCGAAGAGCTGAATGTGAAGGAAGTTTACTTCCGTGAAAATGAAGAAGACCTTGTCGAGTACTCGGTCAAGGCAAACTTCAGAGTCCTGGGTAAACAGCTGGGGAAAGACATGAAAGCCGCGGCGTCCAAGATCGCAGAACTCTCCTCTACGGAGATCCTTTCCCTTCTGGAAGGGGCCACACTCAGCGTTAGTTTTGATGGTGCCCAATTCAATTCGGTGGATATCACTTCTGAATCCGTGGTCATACAGCGTTCTGAGAAAGAAAATCTCAAGGTTCTCAACGAAGGGAATTTGACCATTGCCCTGGACCCCGAAATTACGGAAGATCTCCTCCAGGAGGGGATGGTTCGTGACATTGTCAGAAGCATTCAGAACCTGAGAAAAGAGAGCGGTCTGGAAGTAACCGACAGAATCAAGCTGTTCATCAGCGGTTCAGATTCAGTCAAAGCGGCTGTGGAGTCCTTTGAAGATAATCTGCTCTCGGAAACATTGGGTGACAGCTGGGTTTGGGAAAACCACGACAATGCCTTTGAAGGCAGTTGCGGTGATGATGAACCCTGTTATATCGCCCTTGAAAAGGCCTGA